caactttcatgaagtaaactgtcactaaaagccttccttccgccggaaaaaatagtccctgaccgtgaacagcaacagaagttacattattacgccattagatggcggcaaagactgtctttatgagtgcgtcagtcagtagcgaagacttttacattgaaaagacaagaaaaagacgcaactgacaaatgttttgattaatgctgtcagtcacaggaaaaccccttaactgttaaaaggacaagataatacgttgggcatttaaacagattttttattatgaacaggactctgacctgaaggaaaatgaaactcaatctctttctcacaatactcttctacataatataGTAAGCTTCACTGAACAATACTGATTGAGAACAtccagtttacgttgctaagagtggttgctaagggtgttgtgtagtgatacacagaatcgctgggtgaagcggtcatagccgtgttttatcatgaataaaacacagtttttgaccaatcagaatcaaggacatgaactaatatatatgaatacatatatatatgatcacactcacactcatgcAATTGCTTTTAAATGATTCAAGTGCCACAAGACAAACGAGAATGTGCTGTTTGTGAATATCGTGTCTGTGTGACCTGATGCGTGCCAGTATCTAGTTCTTTCACgcttgaacaaacaataacacacagAATTATGTCAAAATGGCAGTTTTGTTGAGTATCCTCATAAGAGCAGTCTTAAATGACTTAAATAATGTCTTAAAAGACCTTAAAGAGTTGTAAGAAAATGAGATGCGTGTCAAATCCACAGGTCTTAAAAtcacagcagcctaataaaccagttgctgtgatgtctgtcattaatgttaatcaaagaacaaaggtaacagagaaaatatataaatgcaactttaataaggattaatctatatttcatttataatttatgctgtgaagactgtaaagtgtgtgataactttattcaatttctgtatatttccaTGTTAGACAAGTAGGAATATGACATAGTATGACACAGGTAAACACAGGTATGACATTTATCATAATGGGTGtatgtgaagattgttttaagttcacttaaattatCTTTCAaagcctaataaatgttgaaattgataaCTTTCAGTTATACTAATTTTGAATGTcttttagtgtaaaaaaaaatatatatatatatatattcaatagaGATATCAGTACCAGTATTAGTATCAGTTATACTGACCTTCACTCATAAAATGATGccatttaaagaaatatttaaaatatactctCTTTAAGATGTTTGTACATTAACTTGGATAGAAActttaaaattattacaatttaaaaatattaaggaCTCCAATGGTTTTAAATCACgatttaattacagaaaaaatatatatattaattcatttttttaatcaggTTTGGTATGGgttataatacataatacaGTGTTTTGGGGTTTGTTCAGTCTATGAGAGGTTTGTTCATGGAAAGTAAGCTTGAGAAATCTAAGTATGACATGCTAATGAATTTAAATCTAGTCCACACAGACACTTTTTTAAGCTATTGTAAGCTGGCTGAAATGGGGCTACCTCTAATTACAGAACCAAGGTCCTGCAGTTCTTAAAGGGAGGGCAGACAGCAAACAGGGTATTGAGGCAATGGAGATGTGGAGttccacacacatacacacacacattttcattcttTCTGTATTTCATATACACACACTAGTCTCTCTCCTCTCCATTTCCCCCCTGGGTAACAGTTAGCATGGCCCCACATCCTTAAAATTGATTCTTTATAGAGTGCTGTGGGGCTGAAAGGTGTGTTTGCTATAAAATTTCCTTCCCTGAGGTGCTGTGGAACACGGAGTGTTGGGAAAGGGAAATGGGAGGGGTGGCAGAGAACAAGCGAGGGATGGAAAAGAACTGAGATTGTGAATGAGGAGGATTTAAGCTTTTGGGTTTAGGATTTTGACACCTCGATACATAAAAAAAAGGTTTACATTGCGGCCCACTTTTTGAttttatgcatgtatgtgtgggTGTTTGTGTGCCCAATCACGGTCCTGCTGGAGAAAAGGGATTTGTCCATACCTCAGCCTTTCCCTGTTTCTTTCATCCCAGCTGATAGCAAAGTGACCTTGGATTTATCGCTGATATCGGTGGCCCGCTGAAAGAATATTTACGAGGTTCCCAGCATTTATGGCTTGGCCTAATTGTGCAGGTCGGGCTTTTATTGGCTTTGTGTCTGCGGCAGGAGTTGCCATCGGGGAAAAATAAACCTTGAACGCGGCGCACGTGACCACCGCTCTAAACAAGGATGATGGTTAACCACAGACAAGTGAAGAGACATATCCCAAAGCCTTCTGGCACAGACAGATGTCTGTGCTTAACATTCATTGTTTATTAGAGGGGAAGTATGTTATTGTGAATCTTGCCCACCTGTACGCCACATCTAAGTAGCTCTCTGGGTTATCGTTAAGCCAAATTCATATTCCTGTACGTTTAGGCGTGATCTGGATGTTAATAACTGTCTGCGTGTATTTAAATTGGAGCTAAAACTTACCCCTGTGCAGAATCAACAATGTTTTCGCTTCATATTTAATCAAATCACTGTTCAGGGTccaagattttatttatttattgcatgcAGTGCATTGACTGCATTATGACAAGCCTAGTCTGTGCCATAAATAAATCTATCACCGCAGAGATCACACCACGCACTGTCAAGCCAAAGGCTGCAAGAATAGCATCACAGAAGAGCCGGGTCATTAAACAGACACATGTAATGACAATCAAAGGAGTGCCGATAAGCATCTATGACATTGACTTTGCTGTTAAATCCGCCTCTCTCTAATGCCGTGCAACTGCTTCGGGACAAATGTAGGACAAAACATTGGCGTACTGATGTTTTATTTAGATTCAGCTGTATGAATCTGCTGGTTTTGATTATTGTAGTGCAGAAATAAACACATATGGAAATAATTGTTgataaaaatatgattaataattTGGTTTAGTAAGGtaatctgtctttctctctaATTTTTCAGCCAATCAGCGGGTAGCACATGGCAGACGGTTGCGGATTTGGTGAAACTGGAGAAGCACACGGTCACTGGACTGTCTCCGAACACTGTTTACCTATTCATTGTGCGGGCGGTCAACGCTTATGGCCTGAGTGACCCCAGCCCCATCTCAGAGCCTGTGCGCACACAAGGTCTGTACACTGGAGACCAATCAATTTTATGACCTTTTTTCATTGAGATCTTTGATGTGTAAATTTATGTTGTATAACTTTTATTTAAATAGTGAAACAAATTACACTATTTGTGATcagattaaaaataatttgtgcCTGTTTTcacatattatataaaaatctgTTTCATTTAATCTAGATTGCACCTTAtcataaaaacatcaaaaatatctcaaaaatcaaaagaaaaatattttattttattttattttatttattttaatacaataaacaataaataaagcaaGTACAAACatgatatataaatattcaatattgattaatatttaatattaataaaaaataaataaataaatagaataaaaattCCATATtgcttaaatgaaaattatatatattttttcatattaataCATACATCACAACATGTAAATTGTTACAAAAAGTAAACTTTgttattttaatgcaaaataaaatgcattatacttttcttgttttgtgatgAACTTATTACCCTTTGTATTTTTGACAGGTTTCTTGATACatcctatatttatatattcatatcaTTTAAAGATGTTGATATTGGATGTTTCTTGGTGTCTTTTGCAGATGTGAGTCCTACAGGTCAAGGTGTGGACCACCGACAGGTGCAGAGGGAGCTGGGAGAGATGGCCGTGCAGCTTCACGAACCATTGCTGCTGACGGCATCCAGCGTGAAGATCAGCTGGAACGTAAGTGCCACTGATATCTGCCCTCCGAATCAGCTCCTCACCGGCTCTATGATTCACCTGCCGGCTCACCTTATCTCATTTCTCTGTCTCGGTCGCCCTCTCTCCATCTGTCAGGTCGATCGTCAGTCTCAGTACATCCAGGGTTATCGTTTGCTTTATCGTCCTGTCGGCGGCTCCTGGTCCCAGCAGGAAGTGAAAGCTGCAACAGAGCGTAGCGCTGTCATCGCTAACCTGCTCAAAGGCACGGAATACGAGATTAAAATACGACCCTACTTTAACGAGTTCCAGGGTATGGACAGCCGCCCGCTGACGTTTCGCACACAAGAGGAGGGTGAGATATCTGCAGCTCTTTCAGTTTCCATTTGATGCACTTCAATTTAATTTCCTTCTAATCAATTCAATTCGAGTTCATTCAGCCCAGGCCAACTCAATTCTATTCTGTTGTACATAATATGAAGATGAATCACTTCATTCTGGAAAATAAAATTATGGAGAGGGATAATGGTGATTTACTATTAAGGACACTCACTTTtcaaattgtaattttaatttaattctcTTCCAGTTCCGAGCGCCCCACCTCGTGCTGTAACCGTGGCAACAGTCAAGCTCAGCAACAGCTCCAGCATCAGTGTATCATGGCAGCCTCCTCCCACTGAGATGCAAAATGGAGTCATCCAAGAGTATAAGGTGAGATTTAGATTACAATGTCCAATCCAGGTACTTGCAAAAAATAATTTGTCTCTTCTATctgtttataaatatattaatatatatatatatatatatattaattaaacaatgtgccgattaattaatctaattaatcacacatcaaatttggctgagaaaaTACCCCCAATTTCAAGTCATTAATTTGtgataaatgacaaaagcattaaatagacattacaaaatgtaactttagaaagaaatattaggcagaattttcatttttggttgaactatgcctttaatatttattgttttttcgGCGTGAAACATGATCCGGTTTCATGATATATCATTTGAGGATGTTAATattggatgttttcttttgcAGATGTGAGTCCTACAGGTCAAGGACCTGTGTTAAGACACTCAAGTATTTTTAAGTTTATATCTAAGTCTCATCTTGTTTCAGGTTTGGTGTTTGGGTAACGACTCTCAGACACGCTACCACATCAATCAGACGGTGGACGGGAATGTGCTGACCACTTTATTAAAAGGGCTTCTACCCGGCGTGTTGTACCAGGTGGAGGTGGCGGCAGTGACCAGCGCAGGAGTGGGCGCTCACAGCCAGCCCGTATCTGTGCTTATCAGTGAGTGTTCGATGCAAAAACATCCCTGACTATTAAACTGAAAGAATTAAAAGTGTGAAATGATGGGCTTGTGGAGTAGAAGTACAAAAAATTTTGTAAATTCTCTTTGATTGCTTTTTAAAGCCCCGCTCTGAGACTAAATTGCTTAATTCTTTCCAATAAGCTGAGTCCTATTAAGACATTCTGTCTGAGTAACACTTTGATCTGTCTTTGCTCTCTCCCTCTCTATCTCCCTCCTTTTCAGAATTGCCCGCAGAGCAGCCCACAGTCACAGGTGGAGGCAGCGAATCTGACGAGAATGTAAGTCTGGCTGAGCAGATCACAGACGTAGTGAAGCAGCCTGCCTTCATCGCAGGCATTGGCGGGGCATGCTGGGTAATCCTTATGGGATTCAGCGTGTGGATCTACTGCAGACGGAAGAAGAGGAAAGAGCTCAGTCATTACACGGCATCATTTGCATACACACCTGCAGGTATGCATGCACATATTACACCTTAAGAAACATTTAGCagagttattttagtattatttatatactgttatagtatttattcatattttgaatgttgcttttgtttttatatttaggTAGTAATTGTATGTGCTTTTTATGCCTTTAtgccatttttattagtttttgtgcTTCACTGTATTTTAGCTTCATTGTTTCCAAAATGTAATTGATTACAGTAAGCTGCAACTTTTcgttttagtttaagtttttcatctaatatttctattttatttcattttagctCTATTTAAATTTATGAAAATGCTTTTTAATAGTCTTAGTCTTTTTTTAATAGCCTTAGTCTTAGTTTTAGCTAACACAATGACATTTAATCTTGATATTTCTGCCTGTGGTTgaattgcattatatatttttacagttgGTTTTCCACATGGAGAAAGTTCTGGACTTAATGGAAGGTAAATGTCACTTTTAGACTTTTAAGCATCAATTCAGGGTGTAAATATAGAGACAGTATGGATTCTATTATTTTTTTGATTTGTCTGGTTATGCAGGCCTGGTATGCTGGGTACTAACATGGGAAATTACCCGTGGCTGGCTGATTCTTGGCCAACTACCAATCTCGTGCACAACGGGAAAGACACTGTGAACTGCTGTACGTCTAAACATGACACCCCGGAGAGATACTATAATGGTAAGACTCGCTGTTATAGAACAACACCACCGGCTGTACTGTTAAATTAATTGAACACTAAGTTTCCACAGCACAGAGTCTTATTAATTAAACGCTAATTAATTTACCATCACTTCCTCAGAGGCAGGAATCTCTAATTACCTCAACCAAAATGAGAAGTACAGTGCAGACTCCAACGAAGGCCCCATCTACAGCACCATTGACCCCACCAGCGAGGACCTGCGCAGTTTTACTGCTCAGTACTCTCAACATACCACGCCCTACGCCAGCACTCCCATCATGCCTTTCACCAACCAGGCACCCTGCAGCCCTGAACAAGATGGCAGCCATTGGATGACTCAGCCTGGAACCTCCAATGCTCAATATGCCCAGCCAGACCGCTCCAAGACTGATAACGGTATCTTATAAGTCTTATCTGTTCCCTTTAGAGCTAATATGAATGCTTTGCTTGGCTGAATAAGAGTGTTATTTTATCAGtttgtatatattattatagaatttattttagttttagtcattttagtaccTCAGCTTcaacttatttatttcagttagtttccCAGGCAAGGAACATTTCTAGTTCatcatataattaaaaaaaaaaattccaattaccgaaaatgattttttataattttagttttagttaacaatgaCAACACTGCTGAATTAAGGTAAGCTATTTTTTGTTCTTCACAAATCACTTGTTTTTCTACAGTAAAACAACCAAAGCAGAAGTTGATGGGGAAGCCAGTTAAAACACCATCTCTCAACTGGATGGATGCATTGCCACCTCCACCCCTCTCTGGAGAGCTGGACGAGTGTGAAGAGGAAGACGATAATGAACTAATCCAAGACATGGGGTAAAGTTCACTGGAAGGCTTCAGATTCATTTCACTGCTATGCCAGCTGGACCTgcctgaaaaataattttttttttgcattatttaaattaaaaagcaATCATTTTGATACTATTGGTGATTTTCACGTTATTTAAAGTCTTGACAAAAATTTTCAGTCTTCATTCAATTAGATAGGCGCTGAACTAGTAGAAAATAGCTGCCCGGAGAGTATTCCATTAAGACTTTGGCAGACAAAGTAAATCTCAAGTCTCACCTCAAGTTCTTAAACACGCTTTCAGCaattcattttagtttttaactTGATTTCCATGTCTACGAGTTGACATCTTTTACCAATTTGCAGCATGTTGGCTAGCTTGGCCTCACTTAGCCTTCTGGACAAAGTTTTGCTGATTGTTCCAGGAACAGTCTCAAAATTCGCAGGGCCAGAGCAGTTTAATTGCTGTTGACAAGGCTGTATATGGAGGCTAACAAAGTTAGCGATATGCTATCCTTGAGTCTGGCCTGTTTCCTTCTGATGGCCTGACTGAATTATGTTTCTTTTTCCTGGTCTGTATCGCATTAGTTCCTTGTTAGTGAAGCTCACGGTCAGCGGTAGCCGCAGAGTGCCCCGGCCGCAGGCGCTGACGGGTAGAGATGCTCTTATTGCTTTCTGCCGCCACTTCAGCCCAATGGCTGCCCGTGAGGGGCACTAACGAGGGTGCGTCACATTAGCCGCAGCGGTTAACCAGCCCAGTGCAGATCTGTGAATCCGATAACCTTGACATAGCCTCCCACAGTAACCGCATTAGCCAGTGACAGGTACAACCCTTCTCAAGTTTCTTCCTCCAAGCATTAGACGTTATTCAGGGCACAAGAACGCAATGCAACACTCACAGCCAGACTGGATTTTCATAACTAGCCCTCAAATGTGTGATGAACTCATGGATCACAAGGTTAACCTTTGTGCCAGCCTGAAGGCGAGAACATTGGCTCTGTTACTGCATTATATGACTATAATCTTAATAACTCACCCTTGAGCTCAGCAAGGCTCGAGAACTCAACAAAAATTTCAAGCAGCCATGTACGTACTAAACCAAAAACGCTCCGTGTGTAGGTGTCATTCAGCTCAGCGGTTTGCCCTCAAAGTGCCCAAGGCAAAACATTGAGTCAGTGTCACTCAAAATGCCACTGCATTAAACTTATTTTCCATTGCTCTTGCATGGATTGGTCCCACAAGAGCTGAAAGATCACGCATATTGTTATCTGGAGGCCAGGCTGTCTCATTTGACAGAACGGCAGCAGGAATCGATATGCCACCGGTTGCATTGACCCGGTGATTACTGCAGCAGGCAATCATAATGAGTGTGCCGTGATTGATTTAGCACAGAGGTACTGGAGTTACTTAACCTTCTGCTAAAAATGAGGGAATTTAGTTATAAAGCAGAAAAAAGTCACTTATTCTCCCAAACTTAATTGAGAAGGGCAAGTGAGTGATAAGAAAATTGATGTAATAGTTGGATAATGTGTGGGGTAGAGCATTTGCTCTGACATCAACTCAAGTTtgaggccctgtttacactagtgcgttttcgTTTTAAACTGCATTTTATAATGAAAACGATCCTCGTCTATACTGGCATGGGTATGCTcgtgtaaacagttgcctcttgcaAACAAACCACCAGCCCAgggctgtgtttcccaaaagcattgtaagcctaagttgatcgagCCTAAGTTGGAGCTACAATCAACTTAGGTTTACAAttcttttgggaaacgctaccctggTCTGTAATTGTTGTTTTCCGGTGGGCAGCCACACCATTATTTTCGAAAGTCTCCGTTTTGGTCCGTTTACACTGAAACGCAACCCCGCActtttcaaactaaaacgggGTCTACAGCATTTCCAAAAGTCTCCGTTTTCGAGGGTTGAAAACGCTGGAGTAGTGACAGGCCTTTCCAAATTCTGCCACCTTTCTTCTGTATCATTTGCCATCTGCTAATTTCCTCATAAAAtggcacaaaataaataagaaaaaagaaaagcaatatattgatatataaagtGATATGTATATAAGATTTAGCCCTTTTAAAAATGGCCGGTAGCCTTTAATTTACATCACAGCCAGCAAAACATGAGTTGCTGCAAAACGATGGCTAGTGTGAGTAAATTAGGATGAAGAAAAGTTCTTATTTTAGAATGTATACGCCCTTGCAAATATGAGTTTTCAATattcatatacagtacagtccaaaagtttggaaccactaagatttttaatgtttttaaaagaagtttcgtctgctcaccaaggctacatttatttaattaaaaatacagtaaaaacagtaatattgtgaaatattattacaatttaaaataactgttttctatttgaatatgtttcacaaagtaatttattcctgtgatgcaaagctgaattttcagcatcattactccagtcttcagtgtcacatgatccttcagaaatcattctaatatgctgatctgctgctcaagaaacatttaatgtgtacaattgtacaaaatatttgtgtacaatattttttttcaggattatttgatgaatagaaagttcaaaagaacagtgtttatctgaaatctaatcttttgtaacattataaatgtctttactgccacttttgattgatttaatgcatccttgctgaaaaaaagtattcatttctttaatttctttaaaaaaaaaatttaaaaaaaaattcttactgaccccaaacttttgaacggtagtttataatgctacagaagctttgtatttcagataaatgttgttcttttgaactttctatttatcgaggaatcctgaaaaaaaaaaaaaaaaagtaatacacaacattgaaaataatcataaatgtttattgagcagcaaatcagcatattagaatgatttctaaaggaccatgtgacactggagtaacgatgctgaaaattcagctttgcatcacaggaataaattactttgtcaaatatatttaaatagtacacaattattttaaattgtaataatatttcacaatattactgttttttactgttttttaacattaaaaatcttagtggttccaaacatTTGGACTGTActaattgatatatatatatatagatatatatatatttgtgaagTCGACTTTTTAGTCATATTGTAGGGCTGTACTTTATTTTTGGACCTCAAAATAATATTGACACTTTTCTCCTCACACAGGTCAGATGAGGAAGAGTGGTGTCCTCCTCTTCCGGAGAGGACCTACCTCATGGACGGCACGATGGAGGACGGTCCTGCTCCTCCTCCTAGAGGAGAGGCTCCTTCCCCAACCACGTCCTACAGCCACCAGTCCACCGCCACCTTAACCCCATCTCCCAGAGACGATGGCCACTGCCACGATATACCACGCTTACACCAGCTCGAACCGACACAGATGGCACGGTGAGATGCCCACATAAACCTTCAAAAtgatatttcactatttttttgTGCATGTCTTTTTGACAGGTCAGCATTTCAGTTTATTCCCCTTTTATTTTCCACATAAATTGCATAAAAAGTTTATGGAGTCCTTCAGGAAACTGCTCTCCTGCATTTTAGTTCTCTGCATTAATAGAAtagtttatttgttttcacTCTCTTAGGTGAATttttacagtgttattgtttgtTCCTGCAGGAGAGAATAtgttttatgaataatttattccTCCGCATGTCCGTATTTGTAGATTATCACAGCACAGAGCAAATATTGAGACTCTCATTAAGCTTCCTGCTAGACTGCAGTTGTGCCAAGTTTAGAAAGATCATTTACTTTTACAAAGTGCTGATCTTGGCCTACTACGTTTTTCATTTAATATGAGTGCATATAATAGTGTCCATGTGCCTTGTTGGCTcagaaaatgcagctttgagtTAAAACAGAGATCCATTGAGTGGGGCGCATTTTAGTTCGATATAAtgtaattttctaatttactgATTATATTTCATCCTGTCAAACTTTGTTCTAACTGACAGCCGGTTGCCGTGTGGACCAGTGCCTGTGCCGCGAGCGCCAAGCCCCCCTCTAACCCAGTCCAACCCAAACCTGTCCGCCAACCAGGAGTGTCCTGACAACACTGTGCCACACCGCTCAGCGCATAAACGGGACCTGAGCCAAGGAGCTGCCCAAAGTGTAGAGAACATCAGCAACACCACACCAGGTGTGTTTCAGTTCTCCATATAAACAAGTTTTGGCGATGTTAACTGAAGTAAAATACTACATTCCATGCTCCCGGCAATATAAAAATAGACACACTTCACAGATCTCCTACAATTGTTATAGTTGCATCATTGTCTCATGTCACATTCCCCCTTGCAGTTCGAGCGAGGCCCTCTGCAGACCAAACGCCTCCTGGGCAGAAGTCCAAGGTGAAGAAGAAAACCTCCAAGAGCGGTCAATACCGAAGAGATATACTGCAAGGCGGTGAGTTACTGACCAGGCCTTTCCCAGAATGAAGTTAGTTAATCATTTATCCTGCTCCTGCATCGTTAACATGCTGCTCACATCTCTGCAGACCTGCCCCCTCCACCAGAGCCGCCTCCTGAGGATGAGATCGACTGTGCTCAAGTAGGGGCATTCGAATGTGGGCAGACGTCCCTCGAGAGAATGGGCAGCTCCCATTCCTCCATGGAGAGGAGAGAACAGAGCACACCCAATCGGAAAAACTCTTCTCATAGACGGATAGATGGTTAGAGAATACATGACAGTCTTAAATGCTGTTATTcctttttcacacacacacacacacacacacacacatgtttgtttttgtgaattgtggggactttccatagacttcaatgcattttacactgaacaaactgtacattctatccccctaccctgcccctacccctaaacctaaccctcacaggaaactgtgcaaacttttactttttcacaaaaactcattctatatgatttataaacccatttacattgtggggaccgctggctggtccccacgatgtaggtgaactcaggtttatattacatcatggggacatttggtccccacaatgtaatataaacaaaagcacacacacacacacacacacacacacacacacaaacaggcgCACCTATCTTAGTGGGGTCTCTCCATAGgcttaatggtttttatactgtacaaaccatacttcctatccccctaccctacccctattcctaaacctaaccatcccaggaaacattctgcatttttacattttcaaaaaaacatcttttagtatgtttattaatccatttcccTCGTGGGGACCACTGGCTGGACCCCACAACGTAGGTGATCTCaggtttttattacattgtggggtccccacgatgtaatacaaacaagaacacacacacacaggtttgtttttgtgaattgtgggtatattccatagacgtaatggtttttatactgtacaaaccatattttctatcccctacaatacccctacccctaaaccaaCCCATCagaggaaactgtgcacatttttactttctcacaaaaactcattctgtatgatttataagccttttgaaaagtggggacatgggtaatgttccctctaattttttttctcgctgagcaaaacttttctctgttgagcgcacattttggccacctgagcaaaaacatactttatatcagacctgtacaatgatcgtaaacacacacacacacagacacacaaaaatggttttatcatacaaatgtaacatttaactttaatgtgccgtttctattttatttgacccttgacgtaacttagtgatttattaaataatatgtttgagaacaagcagttcagtcactaaattaagcataattttaggttacttgagattttttcacattgctgtgttaa
The nucleotide sequence above comes from Chanodichthys erythropterus isolate Z2021 chromosome 10, ASM2448905v1, whole genome shotgun sequence. Encoded proteins:
- the robo3 gene encoding roundabout homolog 3 isoform X1, which produces MEFRRTLDALLVSFALICLSQGSRPRLEDAAPRIVEHPSDLIVSKGEPATLNCKAEGRPTPMVEWYKDGERVETDREDPRSHRMLLPSGSLFFLRIVHGRRSKPDEGVYVCVARNYLGEAVSRNASLEVAILRDDFRQTPSDVVVAAGEPAVMECIPPRGHPEPTISWKRNNVKVNDKDERITIRGGKLMISNTRKSDAGMYVCVGTNMVGEKDSDPAELVVFERPMFVRRPVNQVVLADDTVDFQCEVQGDPTPTIRWRKEEGELPRGRFEIRADNSLRLTQVKAEDEGSYTCLSENSVGKAEASGTLQVHVGPSLPPQIVVRPRDQISAQGRTVTFLCGTKGNPPPAVFWQKEGSQVLLFPSQPPSQAGRFSVSLSGELTITDVHSEDSGYYICQAISVAGSILTKALLEVESSPSDRIPPIIRQGPANQTLAPGTTAQLQCHVMGNPLPSIQWERDGQRILGNDERISLMENGTLQITALQETDSGAYTCVASSLSGETSWSGVLRVKESGGLSVPPVSEPYQLPGPPQKPVVTDVTRNSVTLTWQPNAHEGGAAVTSYIIEAFSQSAGSTWQTVADLVKLEKHTVTGLSPNTVYLFIVRAVNAYGLSDPSPISEPVRTQDVSPTGQGVDHRQVQRELGEMAVQLHEPLLLTASSVKISWNVDRQSQYIQGYRLLYRPVGGSWSQQEVKAATERSAVIANLLKGTEYEIKIRPYFNEFQGMDSRPLTFRTQEEVPSAPPRAVTVATVKLSNSSSISVSWQPPPTEMQNGVIQEYKVWCLGNDSQTRYHINQTVDGNVLTTLLKGLLPGVLYQVEVAAVTSAGVGAHSQPVSVLIKLPAEQPTVTGGGSESDENVSLAEQITDVVKQPAFIAGIGGACWVILMGFSVWIYCRRKKRKELSHYTASFAYTPAVGFPHGESSGLNGRPGMLGTNMGNYPWLADSWPTTNLVHNGKDTVNCCTSKHDTPERYYNEAGISNYLNQNEKYSADSNEGPIYSTIDPTSEDLRSFTAQYSQHTTPYASTPIMPFTNQAPCSPEQDGSHWMTQPGTSNAQYAQPDRSKTDNVKQPKQKLMGKPVKTPSLNWMDALPPPPLSGELDECEEEDDNELIQDMGSDEEEWCPPLPERTYLMDGTMEDGPAPPPRGEAPSPTTSYSHQSTATLTPSPRDDGHCHDIPRLHQLEPTQMARRLPCGPVPVPRAPSPPLTQSNPNLSANQECPDNTVPHRSAHKRDLSQGAAQSVENISNTTPVRARPSADQTPPGQKSKVKKKTSKSGQYRRDILQGDLPPPPEPPPEDEIDCAQVGAFECGQTSLERMGSSHSSMERREQSTPNRKNSSHRRIDAEDDLIPYNKPNFLSRGQMSSNCSTTGSSSSRGSTGSRGHGTSRKRNDCFPIDTNSSVMGTGLHISEEMR